The genomic stretch GGAGTGTGGTGCGAACGAGGTGACTCGGAAGTAGTCATCGAAGCCACTCGCCGGTTCGCGCCGCTCGCCGGCTCGTTGTACGGGCCGGGAGGGATTTGAACCACCTGAACTTCGGTCGCTTCGCTCCTTCGTTCCGTCGTTCAAATCCCTTTCGTGGCCGCTTCGCTCCTCACGTCCGTTCGTCGCGAAGGCGGGCCGGGAGGGATTTGAACCCCCGACCGTCTGATTAAGAGTCAGATGCTCTCCCTAACTGAGCTACCGGCCCTGCGATTTCGAGTTACTCCGGCCCGGTGAAATACGTTTTCCTTCCGACCGGGCCGGCACGGCCGCGGGGCGGTGCGGTCCGCGGCTGCGGTGCGGAGGCGGTCGTGGAAGAAACCTGGCGTCCCGGTGAGCTGTGCTCTCCTGGCGGATGAAGGGCGAGTGAACGCCGGAGGTGTGAACGAGGGCTTCGGCGGTGCGGTAGCGGTGGCGGTGTTGTGCGGTTGCGGTCGCGGAGAGGTAGTGCGGTTGCGGTCGCGGAGAGGTAGTGGTTGTACCGCGAGCGAGTGAAACGAGCGAGCGGGCCGACGACTGACTGGAAGGAAGGAGGAGGCTTTTGATCCACATTTTGCCAGCGAAGGAGCGAAGCNGGCCGACGACTGACTGGAAGGAAGGAGGAGGCTTTTGATCCACATTTTGCCAGCGAAGGAGCGAAGCGACTGAGCGCAGCAAAAGGTGGGGGTTCCTAGTAGTACCACGGCACGTCGGAGAAGTCGGGGTCGCGCCCCTCCATGAACGCCTCGCGGCCCTCGCGGGCCTCGTCGGTCATGTAGCCCAATCTGGTCGCCTCGCCCGCGAACACCTGTTGACCGACCATGCCGTCGTCGGCGAGGTTGAAGCCGTATTTGAGCATCCGCATCGCGGTCGGCGACTTCGCGTTGATGGTCTCGGCCCACTCCAGCGCGGTGGCTTCGAGCTCCTCGTGCGGGACCGCCTCGTTGACCATCCCCATCTCGGCGGCCTCCGCGGCCGAGTAGGTCTTCCCGAGGAAGAACACCTCGCGCGCCTTCTTCTGGCCGATCTGTCTGGCGAGGTAGGCCGAGCCGAACCCCGCGTCGTAGCTCGCGACGTCCGGGTCGGTCTGGAGGAACTTCGCGTGCGCTTCGCTCGCGATCGTGAGGTCACAGACCACGTGGAGCGAGTGGCCGCCGCCGACCGCCCAGCCCGGCACCACGCAGACGACGGGCTTTGGGAGGTGGCGGATCGCGCGCTGGACTTCGAGGATGTGGAGGCGGCCCGTCCGATGCTCCCCCGACTCGTCGTCCTCGTCGTACTCGTAGCCCGAACTCCCCCGGATCGACTGATCGCCGCCCGAGCAGAAGGCCCAGCCGCCGTCCTTGGGGGATGGCCCGTTGCCGGTGAGGAGCACACAGCCCACGTCGGTCTGGCGTTTGGCGTGATCGAGTGCGGTCGCGAGTTCGTCGACGGTCTTCGGTCGGAAAGCGTTGCGGACCGCGGGGCGGTCGAACGCGATCCGGACGGTCCCCGAATCCGTCGCGCGGTGATAGGTGAGGTCGGCGAAGTCGAATCCCTCGACCGGCGTCCAGCGGTCGGCGTCGAACAAGTCCGAGACCATACCGATCCATCTCGGCTGGCCGAAAAAACTTCGTCGCTCGACGGGTCGCCGGTAACGTTACGTGAACGGACCCGCCCTCGGACCGGGATCCGCCAGTAGGCTCACTGCCCCGGCAGTGCGGGCCTCGTTCGTCGGGGTTGGCATTTGCAAGCACGGGAGCTATCAGTGTAAAAACGTATGCTTCGGTGGCTTCCTCATGGACCATCACACGCGTCGAACCGGGGACCAGTCCATCCGACCGCCAGCCATCGGACGTGACAGCCCCCGGACCGCAAGAACTACCCGTGAAAACCACACGACGTAACCTCCTTCGATACGGAGGCGCGACCGCCGCGACCCTCGGAACGACCGGGCTCGCGGGCTGTGCCGGCGTGCTGGGTGCCACCCAGGCGGGAACCGTGAAGGTGAGCTCGGCACGGTTTCCCGAGAGCATCCTGTTGAGCTACATGGCGATCGAATCGTTGCGGGCGAAC from Halococcus hamelinensis 100A6 encodes the following:
- a CDS encoding 1,4-dihydroxy-2-naphthoyl-CoA synthase, coding for MVSDLFDADRWTPVEGFDFADLTYHRATDSGTVRIAFDRPAVRNAFRPKTVDELATALDHAKRQTDVGCVLLTGNGPSPKDGGWAFCSGGDQSIRGSSGYEYDEDDESGEHRTGRLHILEVQRAIRHLPKPVVCVVPGWAVGGGHSLHVVCDLTIASEAHAKFLQTDPDVASYDAGFGSAYLARQIGQKKAREVFFLGKTYSAAEAAEMGMVNEAVPHEELEATALEWAETINAKSPTAMRMLKYGFNLADDGMVGQQVFAGEATRLGYMTDEAREGREAFMEGRDPDFSDVPWYY